ATTCGTCTATTCGTCTATTCGTCTATTCGTCTATTCGTCTATTCGTCTATTCGTCATTTCGGAATCACGACCCTGCGTCCCCGCGACATCAGCGCCGCCTCATAAACCTTCATAACAGACAGCGCGAACTCCAGGGACCCGACCTCTGCCATCCTATCCTCCAGAACACAATCGCAGAAATAGCGCATCTCATCGTAAAAACCCTGCGTAAAAAGCGCCTTATTCTCAAGAGTCCCCAGCGTATCCTGAGGTTCCCATGAGACCGTGCCAGAATCCAAACCCGTGGGAATATAACTTCTCGTACTTGAATAATTAAAAGGAATACCGCGTTCCAGAGTCACGCGAAGATCTTTGTCAATCGCCACATGCTGCTGCCCCCAAAATGCATACCGCTCGCATCCACGACGCGCAGAAACCAGATTAAAAGACCCCACGACACCACTCGCAAATTCGAGAATACACACACCAGTGCCGTGATCGCTTCTGTGCATAGTCACAGCCGAAACATCTCCTCCAACAGCGAGCAACAGCGAAAGCGGATGGCAGCCATTCTTCAGCCAGTTGGGCGCTTCGCGCGCTCTGAGCACCTGCTCTCCATCCTCGGGAATCGTCATCGGATACTCTGCGGAAAGTCCCCTGAGCGGACCGCAATCCTCTGTCCCCATCAACTCAATCACCTTCCGGGTCGCCGGCATAAATGCCTTCTTGAACCCCACAACAACCACGCGATCCCCGCGATGGCGCATCATAGTTTCCACTTCAGAAGCCAGTGTAGCAGGCGGCTTCTCCATCCACACATGCAGCCCGGCATCCAGCGCCTCGCACGCCAGTTCTGGATGTGCTTCTGGAGACACACAGATAAAAACGCAATCCAGATCTTCACCCGCGTACATATCCGCAGTGCTGGCATAGCAAGCATCCACGCCGTATTCCTCTGCAGTCGCCTTCGCGAGATCCAGCCTCAAATCGCAAAAAGCCTTAAGCCTCACCGGAAGATAATGCATCGCGGGCAGGATATTCCTGTAGCAATGTGACCCGATGCCAACAACGCCAACATTCAGCCGGCTTTCAAACTCTCTCTGATAACTCATAGCTGCTATCTGGCAAAACTGGAGCGCAATTTGATACCCCACCTGCCATCCTCATACGTAAGAACATAAAGAGAATCGTGAGCCGCAATCACCGAACTGTCTTCGCGGTAGCGGGTAAATTGCGTATCAACGTGAATCTTCTCATCCGAACAATGGACGATCTCGCGCCGGGTCCAAACACTATAGTGCCAGCCGATACTGCCCAATCTCGTCCTCACACGCGCGATAAATGTATCGTCCATATCCGCGTCTTCCCATCGGTGCATAATTCCCGAAGCCAGACGAAAATGTGGAAAATGCATCGTCGCCTTCCACGCCTGCAGATCCAGCGCATTAAAACCGGCCATCCACGCATCCAGCACGGGAATCGCCCGTTCTCTCGCCTGTGCAACGGCCTCTCCTGATGGCATAAACCCTCCAATCCTAACCGTGTGGCAAATAATACTCGTGAAGTTGCTCTTTCGCTATGCCCTTTGCGATCAGCCCGTCAACATAGTCGTCATCATAACCCAACTTCCCGAGAATTTCCCTCGTATGCGCACCCTGTTTGGGACACGCGTAGAGCAATTGAACAGGCGCATTCTTTAAACGCACATAAGCGGGCGGCGCGAGATCGACAGCACTGCCAACCGGGTGATCCGTAAAACGAACAATAGAAATGGAGCGCCCATCATCCCAGGCGTCCAAATTCTCGTCACACACCTCGTGCAAAAACATCTCGCGAATATCCTCAAGCGAATCAATGCGATGCCCGGCCAGACCCACCTCGTTAAAAACCTTAACCCAATAGGCCACATCGCGTTTTTTGATCTCACCCTCTAAAAATTCACCAGCATCTTCATCGGGTGTATTCTCCAACCCCGCAACACACCTCAATTTATCCATCTCATGCTCCAACCCACCCAGGAAAACCCATCCATCGCGCGCGCGATACATGCGGTGAAGCGCGTGTTCACCAACAGCATCCTGTCCCGCTGGTTCATCGCCCGAGCACCCGGCTTCGCAAGCATACATAAAAGGTGCCTGCACGAGCTGTCCCCCTTGAGCGAGCGAAGTCGTCACAAAATCGCCGCCATCGGGCACGCCACTGCGCCTGCGCTTGAGCAACGCCAGCACCGCGCCATAAGTAGCCGAATATCCCGTAATATAATCGATACAAGAAGCCCAACCGTGCAACACCGGTCTATTCCCCTCGCCACCATAGCGCATCTGTATCCCCGTCGATCCCTGAAGCAGAGGATCAAAACCCGGACGGTTCATCCACGGACCCGGCCGCGGACCATTAAACGCCGTCAAATTGAGATACACAATATCGGGTTTACACCGCTTAACAGCATCGTAGTCAATACCCAAACTTTGCGCAACCCCGGGCCGGAAATTGTGAACAATAACATCGGCTGTTTCAACCAGCTTCATAAAAGCTGCCCTGCCAGCCTCGGCTTTCAAATTCAAAATCACACTGCGCTTACCGGGACTGACCTCCAGGGGAAACCAACTGGAAATGCGCGGCCCAAAATAGGGTTCTGGCGGATCGATCTTAATAACCTCTGCGCCGTATTCCGCCAGCGTACGCGCACTGGCTGGTCCCGCGAGCACATTGGACAAATCCAGAACGCGAATACCTTCCAAAATGGGTTTTGCTGGCGAAGTAGCCTCTGTGGATTTTGATTCACCGCCTCCTGCAAAAGATCCATCTGCGTTCATCTGCGTCATCTGCGGATACGCCTCTAACGGCCTCGACGGCCTGGGAATGGCGCATTCATCCGGAGTCTTGGCAAGCCACGTCTGCACCCCGAGTTGCCGCATCGGACCATACTCGGGATCATCAACCACAACCGTCAAAGCCGCTTCTTCGGTCTCGGATTTGTGCAACCACTCCTGTGCCGTGCGCTGAATCGTACACGGAACCCCAGCAGCCGTCAAAACATCGACCCAGTGTTGTGCGGGTTCACTCGCCAGCACGCTCTCAATTTTTTCGCGCGCTTTGAGATTCCATTCACTGGACAAATGGGATGAATCGGGAATATTATTCGTCAGATGGAGATTCTCATAAACCGGCACATCGACCATCCCCTCCGCGATCAAATCATCGTACACCTCCAGCGCTTTAACCAGTGACCGACTATTTCGGGAATGCCCAGCCGCAATAATATAAAGCCATTGCCCATCTCCCGCCCGAAACGTACCACTAAAAGGCGACCCCACACTACTGCGTTGCTTCCGACGATTAGCATTAGACGACGGACCATATCGCGCGGGCTTGTCCGCCACATCCAGCATAATAACCGCCATAGCAGACATCGCCGCACCAACCAGAGAAACCTCAATCACATCGCCACATCCGCTCTCTTCACGCGCATACAGCGCAAGCGTAACAGCGATAGCACCGTGAATCGCCCCATAAGTCGAACCCAATGGCATCGGCGTATAAACAGGCGGCAAATCCGGTCTTCTACTCTGAAGATCTGTATATTGACCTATAGCCGCGCTGATAATACCTTCAAATGCGCGAATGGACGCTCTTTCATCCGTCGAAGCAAAACCCGGCAAAGAGAGATAAACCAATCCCGGATTCAGCGCAGTCATCTCTTCTGCTCCCAAACCCAATCGCTGCATAACGCCCGGGCGAAAATTTTCAATAACCACATCTGCCGAACGGATTAACTTCACCGCAGTCGCAAGATCATCTGCATTTTTCAGATCAAGGGTAATGCGCTGTTTGCCCCGATTAAAAACGCCATTTGCCGGCGTATCCCAATCCGATTTCCCCGGCCGATCCACCTTAATCACCTCAGCACCCTGATCTGCGAGCAACATCCCCGCCAAAGGCCCGGCAATATAATGACCGAAATCGACAACGCGG
Above is a genomic segment from Gemmatimonadota bacterium containing:
- a CDS encoding Gfo/Idh/MocA family oxidoreductase, with the protein product MSYQREFESRLNVGVVGIGSHCYRNILPAMHYLPVRLKAFCDLRLDLAKATAEEYGVDACYASTADMYAGEDLDCVFICVSPEAHPELACEALDAGLHVWMEKPPATLASEVETMMRHRGDRVVVVGFKKAFMPATRKVIELMGTEDCGPLRGLSAEYPMTIPEDGEQVLRAREAPNWLKNGCHPLSLLLAVGGDVSAVTMHRSDHGTGVCILEFASGVVGSFNLVSARRGCERYAFWGQQHVAIDKDLRVTLERGIPFNYSSTRSYIPTGLDSGTVSWEPQDTLGTLENKALFTQGFYDEMRYFCDCVLEDRMAEVGSLEFALSVMKVYEAALMSRGRRVVIPK
- a CDS encoding CoA transferase; the encoded protein is MNPECDKQAPLTGIRVVDFGHYIAGPLAGMLLADQGAEVIKVDRPGKSDWDTPANGVFNRGKQRITLDLKNADDLATAVKLIRSADVVIENFRPGVMQRLGLGAEEMTALNPGLVYLSLPGFASTDERASIRAFEGIISAAIGQYTDLQSRRPDLPPVYTPMPLGSTYGAIHGAIAVTLALYAREESGCGDVIEVSLVGAAMSAMAVIMLDVADKPARYGPSSNANRRKQRSSVGSPFSGTFRAGDGQWLYIIAAGHSRNSRSLVKALEVYDDLIAEGMVDVPVYENLHLTNNIPDSSHLSSEWNLKAREKIESVLASEPAQHWVDVLTAAGVPCTIQRTAQEWLHKSETEEAALTVVVDDPEYGPMRQLGVQTWLAKTPDECAIPRPSRPLEAYPQMTQMNADGSFAGGGESKSTEATSPAKPILEGIRVLDLSNVLAGPASARTLAEYGAEVIKIDPPEPYFGPRISSWFPLEVSPGKRSVILNLKAEAGRAAFMKLVETADVIVHNFRPGVAQSLGIDYDAVKRCKPDIVYLNLTAFNGPRPGPWMNRPGFDPLLQGSTGIQMRYGGEGNRPVLHGWASCIDYITGYSATYGAVLALLKRRRSGVPDGGDFVTTSLAQGGQLVQAPFMYACEAGCSGDEPAGQDAVGEHALHRMYRARDGWVFLGGLEHEMDKLRCVAGLENTPDEDAGEFLEGEIKKRDVAYWVKVFNEVGLAGHRIDSLEDIREMFLHEVCDENLDAWDDGRSISIVRFTDHPVGSAVDLAPPAYVRLKNAPVQLLYACPKQGAHTREILGKLGYDDDYVDGLIAKGIAKEQLHEYYLPHG